A genomic region of Lytechinus pictus isolate F3 Inbred chromosome 2, Lp3.0, whole genome shotgun sequence contains the following coding sequences:
- the LOC129254489 gene encoding glutathione S-transferase omega-1-like encodes MTPSPKPNPKHIVQGEPLPPLKKGVPRLYSYRFCPFAHRARLVLAAKNVDYELVNISLTKKPEWYFSKNPFGTTPCFEHDEKIVRDSTLVCEYVNDAYPDHGNLWPSDPYRKAQDKMLLDYFGSKISPPFFKATYHPPESPTEDYLAIYQKELYVLEDELKKRGTAFFFGNRPGLVDYIMWPWFERWTVFGEEFKRDNYPTLMGYCARMKEDPAVIEASTPDEIYQDQFKRLLEKNPQDDY; translated from the exons ATGACTCCGTCTCCAAAGCCTAATCCAAAGCATATTGTACAAG GAGAGCCACTCCCACCTCTGAAGAAGGGAGTTCCTCGTCTCTACAGTTACCGGTTTTGCCCCTTTGCTCATAGAGCTCGTCTGGTGCTGGCTGCCAAGAATGTTGA CTATGAATTGGTCAACATAAGCCTCACTAAGAAACCAGAATGGTACTTCTCAAAGAATCCCTTTGGAACTACCCCATGCTTTGAACATGATGAGAAGATTGTGAGAGATTCTACCCTTGTCTGTGAATACGTAAATGATGCTTACCCTGATCATGGCAACTTATGGCCAAGTGATCCATACAGAAAGGCTCAGGATAAGATGCTTCTGGATTACTTTGGGAGCAAG ATAAGTCCACCATTCTTCAAGGCCACGTACCATCCGCCGGAATCCCCTACTGAAGACTATCTAGCCATCTATCAGAAGGAGCTCTATGTTCTTGAAGATGAGCTCAAGAAAAGAGGCACTGCTTTCTTCTTTG GCAACAGGCCAGGATTAGTTGATTACATCATGTGGCCATGGTTTGAAAGGTGGACTGTCTTTGGAGAAGAGTTCAAACGAGACAATTATCCTACG cTAATGGGATACTGTGCTCGAATGAAAGAAGACCCGGCTGTGATAGAAGCATCTACCCCTGACGAAATCTACCAAGATCAGTTTAAGAGATTGTTGGAGAAGAATCCCCAGGATGATTACTAG